The genomic segment CAGACCGAGGCGCACTGAGCCCAACGCGGCTGCATCCCAAGCTGTCTTGGGCAGTTGGACTGGACTGCCCAACGACGAACGTTGCGGGCTGTGCGTTCGACGAGGGCACTTCCGAGTAGATCAAGACGCGGTTCGCAAAGCGATCAGCGACAGCCATCTTGCCCTTGGCGATCGAGACGGAGTAGGGTGAGTTGAAATCAGTCTTGGAGACGGTCCCGCTTGTCGGGGCAAACAGATTCAATTTGCCGATCACGAAGTCCGCGGGCGCATTGTTCTGTTCAGGCACTTTGCGGTAGCCGAGGACGCGACCATTCAACGTATCCGGAACAAACAATGTCCCGCTTTCCGAAAGCGTGACGTTCCCAATCGGGTTGTCCAGCGTGTTGTCCGCAACGGCGCCTCCCTGGTTGCTCTGATTGGCCTGGAATGAAGCTTGGCCTAGGACGGTGACGGCCGGGATGGTGGGCGCTTCCCCACCTCCACCACCACCGCAGGCTGCAATACCCGCCAACGTGCAAGAGATCGTGATGGCTCGCAGTTGCAAGTGTCTGGTCATGAACATGTGCTCCTCGGTTCCATGAAGGCGTCGAGGTTTTCACATGCTTCTCCTCTGGTCGAGCCACTTAGGTCATTGGTTCCGTCCGTGCACGTCGTGCTGGAACTGAAACGATGAGGGCCGCGAAAGCGGCCCCTTGTCCTTGGCGTGGCGCGCTGACGCTCAGCGCTGCGGCACGATCTGCCGGAGTTCTTCCTCCGTGATGATCTCGAACACGCGTACCACGCGCTGCACGCCGCCGACGCTGCGCGCGACCTGCGTCGCACGGTCGGCCTCGCGCTGCGTGACGCGGCCCATCAGGTAGGTGGTGCCGCGTTCGGTGACCACGCGGAAGGCGTTGGCGGACAGTTCCTTGTCGTCGACGAAGGCCGCTTTCACCTTGCCGGTGGTCAGCGTGTCCGCCGAGCGCTGCGCGAGCGAGGAGATGCCCATCACGGCCAGTTCGTTGACGATGCCCTTGACGTTCTCCACGCGCGAGACGATCTGCTCGACGAGCTGCTTGTCCTGCTCGCGCGGCACCTCGCCGGTCAGCAGCACCTGGCGGTTGTAGCTGTTCACGTTGATGTGGCCGGCCACGTTTTCGCGCAGGCGCGCCGCGGCGCGCAGCTCGATGCCCTCGTCTTCCAGTTGTGCGCCGGAGGTGCGCCGGTCGACCGCCACCATCGTGCCGACCGCGGCGCCGCCGAGCACCAGCGGCGCGCAGGCGGACAGCGTCGCGGCCAGCGTGGCGGCCGCAATGGAAACGAGGGCAAAGCGATGCGAGGCAAACGTCATGTAGTGGGTTCCTGTTCTCCGAGCAATTGGGCATCCACGCCGTCGCAGATGCAGTGCAGGGCGAGGATGTGGACTTCCTGGATGCGGGCGGTGCGCTCGTGCGGCACGCAGATGTGCACGTCGGTCTCCCGCAGCATCGCGCCGATCTTGCCGCCGCCGCGTCCGGTGAGGGCGACCACCGACATCTCGCGCTCGTGCGCCGCCTCGATGGCGGCCATCACGTTGGCGGAATTGCCGCTGGTCGACAGCGCCAGCAGCACGTCGCCGGCCTGCCCGAGCGCGCGCACCTGCTTGGAGAACACGCGCTGGTAGTCGTAGTCGTTGGCGATGGCGGTGAGGATGGAGCTGTCGGTCGTCAGCGCGATGGCGCCCAGCTCGGGCCTTTCGCGCTCGAAGCGGCCGACGAACTCCGCCGAGAAATGCTGCGCGTCCGCGGCCGAGCCGCCGTTGCCGCAGGCCAGCACCTTGCCGCCGCTGGTGACGCAGGCCAGCACCGCCTGGACGGCGGCGGCGATGGGCTTGCTCAGCGTCTGCGCCGCCTGGTATTTCAGGTCGGCGCTGTCGATGAAGTGCTGCTGAATCCGTTGTTCGAGCATGGGCGGGGATGATAGCGCGCGCCCCTTTCCGTTCCGGTGGCGCGGCTTTGTGTCGATCCGTTCAGCCGGCCTCGAATGCCGCGCGCAGCCAGTGGACCTGGTCCGGCTCCACCGCGACGACATCGAAGCGGCAGGGCGGCGGTGCTGCCAGTCGCAGCAGGAAGTGCCGCGCCGCGAAGATGATGCGGCGTTGCTTGATGAAGCCGACGCTCGCTGCCGCGCCGCCGAAGTCGCTGCGCGAACGCCGCCGCACCTCGACGAACACCAGCGTCGCGCCGTCGCGCATCACCAGGTCGATCTCGCCGCCGCCGCGGCCCGGCGTCCGATAATTGCGGGCGACCAGCCGCAGCCCGGCTTCCAGCAGGTGCCGCAACGCGCGATCCTCGGCCGCGTCGCCCGCCGCCTTGTTGCCGGACGTCGGCGCCGGCGTGTTCCTGGTCCAACCGCGTGGAGTTCCCATTGCCTGCCAGCGCCTCCTCATTCGCCGCCGCGCTGAACGCCGCCCGCGACGCCGCCGGTGCGCAGGATTATCCGAAGGGTGCGCTGTATGTCGTTGCCACGCCCATCGGCAACCTGGCGGATATCAGCCTGCGCGCCCTGCATGTGCTGGAGCTGGCGGACCGCATCGCGTGCGAGGACACGCGTCACACGCAGGCGCTGCTACGCGCGTACTGCATCGATCGCGCGGGCGACCGGCTGCTGGCGCTGCACCAGCACAACGAGTCCGAAGCCGCCGCGCGGGTGATCGGCTGGCTGGGCGCGGGTGAGCGTGTTGCTTATGCGAGCGATGCGGGCACGCCGGCCGTCAGCGACCCCGGTGCGCGGCTTGTCGCTGCGGTCCGCGAAGCGGGGCATCGGGTCGTGCCGTTGCCGGGCGCGAGCAGCATCACCACGCTTCTGAGCGCCGCGGGCAGCACGCGCGAGGGCGGGTTCGTCTTTGCCGGGTTCCTTCCGGTGAAGGCGGGCGAGCGCGAGGCCGCCGTCGCGCAGCTCGCGGCCGAGCCTCGCGCGGTGGTCCTGCTCGAAGCGCCGCATCGCATCGAGGCCCTGGCTCGATCGCTCGCTGCGTTGGGCGATCGGGTGATGACGGTGGGCCGCGAGCTCACCAAGCAGTTCGAGGAGATCGCCACCCTGCCTTGTTCGGCGCTGGGCGGCTGGCTGGCGGCGGACGCGCAGCGCTCGCGCGGCGAGTTCGCCCTGGTCCTGCACGGGGTTGCCGAAGCTGCGCACCAGGACGATGGCGAGCGCGTATTGCGCCTGCTGCTGCCGGAGCTGCCGGTGAAGACCGCGGTGAAGCTGGCCGCGGAGATCACCGGCGCGCCGCGCAACGCACTGTATGAAGCTGCGCTCCGGCTGAAAAACGAGAGCGCCGGCGATTAGGTTAAGTCGCCGCTGCTCCGCTCATTGCTTGCGGAATACCATGACCCGGTTGAAGGCACCGTCGGAGACGAGCAGCGAATCGGCGGTCATCAGCACGCGGTTCGGAGCGCCGAAGTTGCGTTCCGTCGGCATATCGGCGATGCCGTCGAGGTTGGTGTCGGTGATGACGACCTGGTCGAAACCGGGCTGCCCCAGCACCACGTCTGCCGAAGCGGAATTCGCGCTCGGGAAGGTGTTCCAGATCAAAGCGCGATGGTTGCCCACGTCGGCCACGGCCAGGCTGGTGCCATCGGAGTGGACGCCTGACGGGTGGTGCAAGGTCCGGGCCGTCGGAGTGGCCCCGCCGGCGCGGTCCCCATCGTTCTGTCGCGTGTTCGAGAAGTCGGAATGCCCGAGGACGATGTTTGCCGGCTGGAAGCTGTCGCTGGGGAACGAGGTCCAGATCAGCACACGGTTGTTCAGCGCGTCGGACACGACGAGCCGGCGGCCATCGCTCCACACATCTCTCGGTGACATCAGGGTCCTGGCCGTCGCGATGGGCATCCCGAGGGAAGTGTCCGGCGTTCCGTCCTGCAGGTCGTCGTTGGGGACGCAGTGGGCCTTGGTGGCCTGGCCCAGCACCAGGTCCGGGTCGGGCGCCGGCATGGTCTCGGGGACTTGCTTCCAGACCAGGACCCGATGGTTGTTGGTATCCACGACGATCAACTGTCCGAGCGGCGTGATGATCACGCCGTTGGGCCCGTCCATGCCGTTGGCTGCACAGGCCGGCGCGGAATCATCGAAACCGGTCTGGCCCAGCACGACCTTGGCGGCCGGCATGGTGCCCTCGAGTGGCATCTGGTCGAAGATCAGCACGCGGTTCGAACCCCAGTCCGCGACAGCGATCTTTCCGTGGCCGACGGCAACGCCGGCGGGCCTGTCCAGGCGCTTGTCGGAAACGAATGGCAGCCCGGCCTGCAGGCTCGACTGGCCCAGGGCGGCCTTCGCACTTGCACCGGAGACTTCGGGCAGCGCATCGAAGAGCAGCACGCGGTGGTTGCCGGAATCGGATACGAGCAGCTGGCCCTGCGGCGCCAGGATCATCGCCCCGGGCGTGGACAGGCCGTGAGGGCTCGTGGATCCGCCCTGGTTCGGCTCACCGCTCGTGGCATCGGGCTGTCCGATCACCACGCTGGCGGCCTGGAAGTTGGTGAAGTGGCGCGCGACGGGCGGGGGCGAGCTGCTCCCGCCGCCACAAGCGAGCAGGAGCAGAGCAGACGCGAGTGCAACGCAGGCGCGAATCGCGGGAAAAGTCATGGCTGAAGCTGCGAAGGCCATCGTCATCACCTCGGAAACACCAGCACCCGGTGGTGGTCCCGGTCGGACACGATCAGCGCGTCGGGCGTGAGCAGGACGCCGGCAGGCGCGAACAGATTGCGGGAGGTCGGAGCATCGGGATCGCCGTCTCCGTCTTCGTCGACCGTGACCCTCCGGTCGAACGTTTCATGACCGATCACCACGTCGGCGGCCTGGAAGCTGGCCGGAGGGAAGGTGTTCCAGATCAGGACACGGTTGTTGCTGACATCGCCGACCGCAAGGCTGTTTCCGTCCGAGTGGAGGCCCGTAGGACCCCACAGCGTGCGGGCGGTCGGTTTCTCAAGTTGTCCCTGACCGTCGTGTTCGCTGTTGGGCGTCGTGTTCGTGAAGGTGGAGTGGCCCAGCACCACTTCAGCCGCCTGGAAGTTGTCTCTCGGGAACGTGCGCCAGATCAGCACCCGCGAGTTGAGGGTGTCCGACACCGCGAGTTGCTGTCCATTGCTCCAGACGCCAAGAGGGAAAAAGAGTGTCCTCTCGTTGGGGCTGCTTCTCCCTGCGTTCGGTTCGCAGCTGCGGTCGTTCTCCTGGCCCAGCACCAAGCTCGGGGCCGGAGCAGTCCCCGGCTCCGGAATGGAGTCCCAGATCAACACTCGGCTGTTGAACGTGTCGGCGATGATCAATTTGCCATCCGGCGTGATCACGACGGATTCGGGTTGGTTCAACCCGAACGGTGCGCAGTCCGGTGTCGACGAAGTGAAACCCTGCTGGCCGATGACGACGTTCGGGATGGGTGCGAAGCCTTCCTCGGGAATTTGGGGGTAGATGAGGACGCGATTGGATTTCCTGTCGGCGACGGCCAGCTTCCCGTCTCCGACCGACAGCCCCCGCGGGTTGTTCAAACGCGTCTGGGTCACGGCGAAGCCGTCACTTTCCATGTTGGGCTGGCCGAGAACCAGCTTCGCGTCTGATCCGGAGATGTGGGGCGGGGTGAAGAGAAGGACACGGTTGTTGCCGTTGTCGGCGATGAGCAGATCGCCGCTTGGAGTGAGAGCGAGGGCTCTTGGATTGGCCAGCCCGCCCGCACTCACGCGCAGTCCTCGGTTGCGCTCCGCGCTTTCGAAATTCGGCTGTCCGAGCACCACGGCCGCGGTCGCGAAAGTCTCTGGCCCGCGAACGACGGGGGGCAGCGGTGGCGGCTGCGGCGGATCGATGGGCGTTCCGCCACCGCCTCCCCCGCCGCCGCAGGCGGTGATGAGAAACGACAACGCAAGCGCGCTGCAGGCAGGCGTGGCAAGAGGGTTGGGCTTTCGCAGGTTCATGGCGCGGGTGTGATGGGATGAAGCCGACACTGGCGCGCCGATACTTCCCGCCCCCTTCGAGCCCGCGAAGGACCTACGTCATCGCGGAATCCGTGTCACGCACTCCCCGTGCGCGAGCCAGCGCCACGGCCTAGATCGCCAACGGATCCACATCCACCGCCCAGCGGATCAGCCCCTTCACCCGCTGCGCCTGCAGCACCGGCTGCCATCCGGCCAGGAACCGCTGCAGCGCCGGGCGCGACATGCTCTCCACCACCATCTGCGCGCGCTCCACGTTCGCCACGCGCTGGACCGCCATCGGCACCGGCGGAAAGACCGTCACCTGCGGAGCCTCGGGTAAGTCCTGCGCTGCGTCACCTGCGGTACGCAGGAAACCTTGGGCGACCTCCTGCGTCCGCGCCTCCGCCCGCACCAGCGCCTGATACGAGAACGGCGGCATGGCCGCGGCTTCGCGCTCTTCGAGCTGCTGCCGGGCGAACGCGGGGTAGTCGTGCTTGCGCAGGGCGCCGAAGAGCGGGTGGTCCGGCGCCCAGGTCTGCACCCACATCTGGCTGTGCCCGGCCCGGCTTGCATCACGGCCCGCGCGGCCGGCCGCCTGCATCAGCAGCGAGAACAAACGTTCGGGCGCGCGGAAGTCGCTGGAGAACAGCGCCGAATCGGCATTGAGCGCGGCCACCAGCGTGATGCGGCGGAAGTCGTGGCCCTTGGTGACCATTTGCGTGCCCACCAGCACGTCGACCGCGCCCGAGTGCACCTCGGTCAGCTGCGCCTCGAGCGAACCCTTGGCCCGGGTCGTGTCGGCGTCCATGCGCGCGACGCGCGCCGCCTGGCCATCAGGACGCATGGTGCCCGCGAACAGCTCGGCCAGGTGTTCTTCCAGCCGCTCCGTGCCGCGGCCGAGCGGCGCGATGTCCAGGTTGCCGCACTGCGGGCAGGCGCGCGGCACGCGTTCGGTGAAGCCGCAGTGGTGGCAGCGCAGCGTGCGGTCGATCTTGTGGAACACGCGGAAGGCGCTGCAGTGCGGGCACTCGCTCTTCCAGTCGCACGCGTTGCAGGCGAGCACCGGCGCGTAGCCGCGACGGTTCAGGAACAGCAGCGACTGTTCGCCGCGCGCGATGCGCTCCTGGATGGCGGCCAGCAGCTGCGGCGACACCACCGTGCCCTTGGGCTGCTGGTTCATGTCGACCAGCCGCACCTCCGGCAGGCGGCCCTGGCCGACGCGCGAAGGCATGGCGAGCCGCTGATATCGCCCCTTCTCGCTGGCCTGCCAGCTTTCCAGCGACGGCGTGGCCGATCCCAGCACCACCTTGGCACCTTCGAGCTTGCCGCGGTACAGCGCCAGGTCGCGCGCCGAATAGCGGGCGCCTTCCTGCTGCTTGTAGCTGGGGTCGTGTTCCTCGTCGACGATCACCAGCGCCAGCCCGGGCAAGGAGGCGAACACCGCCATGCGCGTGCCCAGCACGATCCGCGCGGCCCCCGTGTGGGCGGCGAGCCAGGCCTTCAGCCGCTGCGGGTTCGTCATCCCGCTGTGCAGCGACACGACCGCGCCCTCGCCGAACCGCTCCACGAAACGGGCCTGGAGCTGCGGCGTGAGGTTGATCTCCGGAACCATCACCAGCGCCTGCGCCGCCGGGTCGGCCGCCAGAACGTCGGCCACCGCGCGCAGGTAGACCTCGGTCTTGCCGCTGCCCGTCGCGCCGAACAGCAGGAAAGGCCCTGGCTGGGTGCGCACTTGCGACAAGGCCGCCGACTGTTCCTCGGTCAACATCGGCGGATCGTCCACGCTGCCGGTCGCAGCCGTGGCCGAAGTGCGTCGCAGCCGCCGCTGCCACTGCTCGGGGCTGAGCTCACGCAATTGTGGCGGAACCGCCGCCAGCGCCACCTCGCCGACGCTGCGCTGGTAGTAAGCGGCCGCGAAAGCGACCAGCCGTCGCCAGCCCTCTGCGAGCGGCGGCAGGCCATCCAGCGGCCCGCCGATCGCTTTCTCGCCCGCAACCGGTGCGCCGTCGCCGAAAGCTTCGCCCCAGACGATGCCCAGCACGTCGCGCTTCCCGAGCGGTACGCGAACCAAGGTTCCCGGCGGAAGCGCGAGCTCACTTCCGTAGGTCAGCGGACCCGCGATCGAGCTGTGGGCGGGCGTCGGCACCACCACCGCCACGCGATGCGGCCACGCGCTCATCGTTGCGTCCGACTCCTCAGCCCAGCTTGCGAAAAGTTACCCAAGTGACTGATTTCCCAGCGTTTTGACACTGTCCAGAGCTTTTGTGGATAACTTTGTTGATAGACCGCCCCCGGCGAGCGCCGAGCCCCGAAAAATCAAGCGATTGGCTGGGCTGCCTCGAAAACAAGCATTCGCGCAATGCAAGGAAAATCAAGCACTTAGCGTCGCTATCGGTTTCGTAGCAAAGTAGGCGTGCTAACACCCGATCCGTTGCCCCGCCACACAGTTTTTGTGCATAAGTCAAGCCGCGGGGCCGTTCCAGCGCGGCCGTCCACTAGGGTATCTCCCGATGCTTACGCTCACGCCACAACCGGCCGGCGCGAGAGCCGGTGGACCGAGTCGACCAGCGCGTGGACGTGCTCGGGCGGGGTGTGCTGGCTGATGCCGTGGCCCAGGTTGAAGACGTGGGTGGGGCCGGCGCCCGGCCCGGTGTGCGGCGCGCCGAAGCTTTCCAGCGTCGCCCGCACCTGCTCCTCGATGCGCTGCGGCGGCGCGAACAGCACGTTGGGGTCGAGGTTGCCCTGCAACGCCTTGCGGTCGCCGACCAGCGCCCGGGCGCGCCCCAGGTTCACCGTCCAGTCCACCCCCAGCACTTCGCAATCCAGTGCGGCCATCTCCTCCAGCCACAGGCCGCCGCCTTTCGTGAAGACGATGCGCGGCACCGGTTGCCCGTCGAACTCGCGGTGCAGTTGTGACAGGACCCGGGCCGTGTAGGCCAGGCTGAATGCCTGGAAGGCCCCGTCGGCCAGCACGCCGCCCCAGCTGTCGAACACCATGACCGCCTGCGCGCCGGCCTCGATCTGCGCATTCAGGTACGCGGCCACCGCATCGGCGTTGACCTGCAGCATCCGGTGCATCAGGTCCGGCCGCGCGTAGAGCATGGACTTCACCAGCCGGTAGTCGTCCGAGCCCTGTCCCTCGACCATGTAGCAGGCCAGCGTCCACGGGCTGCCGGAAAAGCCGATCAGCGGCACGCGGCCGTCGAGCGCGCGGCGGATCGATGTGACCGCGTCGAAGACGTACCGCAGGCGCTGCATGTCCGGCACCGCGAGCCGGCGCACGGCGTCCTCGTCGCGCACCGGCGACGCGAACCGCGGGCCCTCGCCGGTCGCGAACGACAGGCCCAGGCCCATCGCGTCCGGCACGGTCAGGATGTCCGAGAACAGGATGGCCGCGTCGAGCGCATACCGGTCCAGCGGCTGCAGCGTGACCTCGGTGGCGAACTGCGGGTTGGTGGCCAGCCCCATGAAGCTGCCGGCGCGCTCCCGGCTGGCGCGGTATTCCGGAAGGTAGCGGCCGGCCTGCCGCATCAACCACACCGGCGTGTACGGCGTGGCCAGGCGGCGGCAGGCGCGCAGGAAGACGTCGTTCTTCAGGAGGGGGAAGGCCATCGGGCGATTGTCGCAGGGCGGCTCCTATCATCCCGCCCATGGACGCGCGCTTCGAACAGGCCAAGGCCTTCTTCCTCCACGGCCTGGACCACTACCGCGCGGGCCGCTTCGAAGCCGCCGACCGCGAGTTCAGCGCCGCGCTGTCGCTGGTGCCCGGACGTCCTTCCACGCTCACCAACCTCGGGGCCACACGACTGAAACTCGGGAAGGTGGAGGAAGCCGCGGCGCTGCTGCAGGAGGCCTTGAAGCAGGAGCCCGACAACGCCGAAGCCCTGGGCCACCTGGCCGCAGCGCTCGCGGAGATGGGCCGTCGCGACGAGGCGCTGGCCGCCGTCACGCGTGCCGTTGCGCTGTCGCCCGACAACGCCGCGGCCTGGGGCTTGCGCGGCACGCTGGCCCGCGAGCTCGGTCGGCGCGAGGAGGCGGCCGAAGCGTTCCGCGAAGCGATGGCGCACGGCGCCGACCGGCAGCTGATGTCCTACTACCTCGCCGGCGTGGCGCAGGAAAGCGCGCCGCCGGCGCCGCCGCGGCAGTACGTCGAGCAGCTGTTCGACTCGTACGCCCAGGATTTCGAGCAGCACCTGGCCGGCACCCTGCAGTACCGCGGGCCCGAGATCCTGGTGGAGGGGCTTGCGCAGCCGCGCTTCCGGGCCGCGCTCGACCTCGGTTGCGGCACCGGCCTCGTCGCGCCCTTGCTGCGGCCGCGCTGCGAGCGGCTCGACGGCATCGACTTGTCGGCCGCCATGGTCGAGCGGGCGCGCGCGAGCGGCCTTTACGACAACGTCGTGCAGGGCGACATCGCGGAGTTCCTCGCGGCCACTGGCAAGCGCTACGACTTGCTCATCGCGGGCGATGTGTTCGTTTATGTGGGCGCCCTCGAAAGCGTGTTCGACGGCGCGGCGCGCGTGCTCGATGCGGGCGGGGCTTTCTGTTTCTCGCTGGAGGCAGCCGATGAGCAGGAGACGTTCGCGCTGCGCATGAGCCTGCGCTATGCGCACTCGGAGCGTTACATACGGATGCTCGCGGCCCAACGCGGTTTCGACCTCGAATCCACG from the Ramlibacter henchirensis genome contains:
- a CDS encoding BON domain-containing protein, which gives rise to MTFASHRFALVSIAAATLAATLSACAPLVLGGAAVGTMVAVDRRTSGAQLEDEGIELRAAARLRENVAGHINVNSYNRQVLLTGEVPREQDKQLVEQIVSRVENVKGIVNELAVMGISSLAQRSADTLTTGKVKAAFVDDKELSANAFRVVTERGTTYLMGRVTQREADRATQVARSVGGVQRVVRVFEIITEEELRQIVPQR
- a CDS encoding phosphoheptose isomerase, with protein sequence MLEQRIQQHFIDSADLKYQAAQTLSKPIAAAVQAVLACVTSGGKVLACGNGGSAADAQHFSAEFVGRFERERPELGAIALTTDSSILTAIANDYDYQRVFSKQVRALGQAGDVLLALSTSGNSANVMAAIEAAHEREMSVVALTGRGGGKIGAMLRETDVHICVPHERTARIQEVHILALHCICDGVDAQLLGEQEPTT
- a CDS encoding YraN family protein, translating into MGTPRGWTRNTPAPTSGNKAAGDAAEDRALRHLLEAGLRLVARNYRTPGRGGGEIDLVMRDGATLVFVEVRRRSRSDFGGAAASVGFIKQRRIIFAARHFLLRLAAPPPCRFDVVAVEPDQVHWLRAAFEAG
- the rsmI gene encoding 16S rRNA (cytidine(1402)-2'-O)-methyltransferase, yielding MPASASSFAAALNAARDAAGAQDYPKGALYVVATPIGNLADISLRALHVLELADRIACEDTRHTQALLRAYCIDRAGDRLLALHQHNESEAAARVIGWLGAGERVAYASDAGTPAVSDPGARLVAAVREAGHRVVPLPGASSITTLLSAAGSTREGGFVFAGFLPVKAGEREAAVAQLAAEPRAVVLLEAPHRIEALARSLAALGDRVMTVGRELTKQFEEIATLPCSALGGWLAADAQRSRGEFALVLHGVAEAAHQDDGERVLRLLLPELPVKTAVKLAAEITGAPRNALYEAALRLKNESAGD
- a CDS encoding NHL repeat-containing protein, with the translated sequence MTFPAIRACVALASALLLLACGGGSSSPPPVARHFTNFQAASVVIGQPDATSGEPNQGGSTSPHGLSTPGAMILAPQGQLLVSDSGNHRVLLFDALPEVSGASAKAALGQSSLQAGLPFVSDKRLDRPAGVAVGHGKIAVADWGSNRVLIFDQMPLEGTMPAAKVVLGQTGFDDSAPACAANGMDGPNGVIITPLGQLIVVDTNNHRVLVWKQVPETMPAPDPDLVLGQATKAHCVPNDDLQDGTPDTSLGMPIATARTLMSPRDVWSDGRRLVVSDALNNRVLIWTSFPSDSFQPANIVLGHSDFSNTRQNDGDRAGGATPTARTLHHPSGVHSDGTSLAVADVGNHRALIWNTFPSANSASADVVLGQPGFDQVVITDTNLDGIADMPTERNFGAPNRVLMTADSLLVSDGAFNRVMVFRKQ
- a CDS encoding NHL repeat-containing protein; this translates as MNLRKPNPLATPACSALALSFLITACGGGGGGGGTPIDPPQPPPLPPVVRGPETFATAAVVLGQPNFESAERNRGLRVSAGGLANPRALALTPSGDLLIADNGNNRVLLFTPPHISGSDAKLVLGQPNMESDGFAVTQTRLNNPRGLSVGDGKLAVADRKSNRVLIYPQIPEEGFAPIPNVVIGQQGFTSSTPDCAPFGLNQPESVVITPDGKLIIADTFNSRVLIWDSIPEPGTAPAPSLVLGQENDRSCEPNAGRSSPNERTLFFPLGVWSNGQQLAVSDTLNSRVLIWRTFPRDNFQAAEVVLGHSTFTNTTPNSEHDGQGQLEKPTARTLWGPTGLHSDGNSLAVGDVSNNRVLIWNTFPPASFQAADVVIGHETFDRRVTVDEDGDGDPDAPTSRNLFAPAGVLLTPDALIVSDRDHHRVLVFPR
- a CDS encoding primosomal protein N' — encoded protein: MSAWPHRVAVVVPTPAHSSIAGPLTYGSELALPPGTLVRVPLGKRDVLGIVWGEAFGDGAPVAGEKAIGGPLDGLPPLAEGWRRLVAFAAAYYQRSVGEVALAAVPPQLRELSPEQWQRRLRRTSATAATGSVDDPPMLTEEQSAALSQVRTQPGPFLLFGATGSGKTEVYLRAVADVLAADPAAQALVMVPEINLTPQLQARFVERFGEGAVVSLHSGMTNPQRLKAWLAAHTGAARIVLGTRMAVFASLPGLALVIVDEEHDPSYKQQEGARYSARDLALYRGKLEGAKVVLGSATPSLESWQASEKGRYQRLAMPSRVGQGRLPEVRLVDMNQQPKGTVVSPQLLAAIQERIARGEQSLLFLNRRGYAPVLACNACDWKSECPHCSAFRVFHKIDRTLRCHHCGFTERVPRACPQCGNLDIAPLGRGTERLEEHLAELFAGTMRPDGQAARVARMDADTTRAKGSLEAQLTEVHSGAVDVLVGTQMVTKGHDFRRITLVAALNADSALFSSDFRAPERLFSLLMQAAGRAGRDASRAGHSQMWVQTWAPDHPLFGALRKHDYPAFARQQLEEREAAAMPPFSYQALVRAEARTQEVAQGFLRTAGDAAQDLPEAPQVTVFPPVPMAVQRVANVERAQMVVESMSRPALQRFLAGWQPVLQAQRVKGLIRWAVDVDPLAI
- the hemE gene encoding uroporphyrinogen decarboxylase produces the protein MAFPLLKNDVFLRACRRLATPYTPVWLMRQAGRYLPEYRASRERAGSFMGLATNPQFATEVTLQPLDRYALDAAILFSDILTVPDAMGLGLSFATGEGPRFASPVRDEDAVRRLAVPDMQRLRYVFDAVTSIRRALDGRVPLIGFSGSPWTLACYMVEGQGSDDYRLVKSMLYARPDLMHRMLQVNADAVAAYLNAQIEAGAQAVMVFDSWGGVLADGAFQAFSLAYTARVLSQLHREFDGQPVPRIVFTKGGGLWLEEMAALDCEVLGVDWTVNLGRARALVGDRKALQGNLDPNVLFAPPQRIEEQVRATLESFGAPHTGPGAGPTHVFNLGHGISQHTPPEHVHALVDSVHRLSRRPVVA
- a CDS encoding class I SAM-dependent DNA methyltransferase, whose amino-acid sequence is MDARFEQAKAFFLHGLDHYRAGRFEAADREFSAALSLVPGRPSTLTNLGATRLKLGKVEEAAALLQEALKQEPDNAEALGHLAAALAEMGRRDEALAAVTRAVALSPDNAAAWGLRGTLARELGRREEAAEAFREAMAHGADRQLMSYYLAGVAQESAPPAPPRQYVEQLFDSYAQDFEQHLAGTLQYRGPEILVEGLAQPRFRAALDLGCGTGLVAPLLRPRCERLDGIDLSAAMVERARASGLYDNVVQGDIAEFLAATGKRYDLLIAGDVFVYVGALESVFDGAARVLDAGGAFCFSLEAADEQETFALRMSLRYAHSERYIRMLAAQRGFDLESTVRHPLRIDQGRPVAGLFAWLRKPGAPS